In the Telopea speciosissima isolate NSW1024214 ecotype Mountain lineage chromosome 6, Tspe_v1, whole genome shotgun sequence genome, ACCCATCACctcaattaaacaaaaattcaCAGAAAGATCAATTAAACAGATTTCAGTTCAGACCAAAATCTAATCACAAACAAAGgtgaaaaaaaatgaactcaccCGAACCCATGGTCGGTATAATACGGAAGATTTGAGAGCAGTGTCTCATCGATATCGAAAATCCAGGCATCCATCCCATCTCCAGTGAGCTGAAGACTCCTCGCGTAAGTACCCGCTTCTATGGAAACCCTCTCCAGATCAAAAGTGTAAGCTTTGCTTGTCATGTAATCCTTCACATAGTCAGCGCATTCGGGCGGGGTCGTCTTCCATGGGTTTAGGTTATTAGCCTCAACTGCAAACCTCCAGCTCGAACACTGTAACTGTAGCTCATCATAATCCAATCCTTTCAATTGAGTTTCATGGGTTTCAGGGTATTCGAGGATTAATGGTCTCGGAAGGTGAGAATCGAACTTCTCTTCCGCAAAAGCAATTGAAGAGAGACCCAATAAGAACAGAAAACCCAGAACACGATTCATGGTTAAAAGAAGAAATCTTAACGATTCAGGACAGCACAGATCAGAAGTAATGGAGGTATTGaactgggaagaagaagagaaacagtAGGGTTTCAAGGTTGGTCTGTGTTAAGGCATTTGTTTCTTCATTTGAACAGTATTCGTAGAAGTAAAGAAAGTAGGGATGGTGACAGAAAACCAAAATTGATTTGCAAGAGAGCCgtggagggaaagaagacaaaCATTCGCGCCGGCCCCcaggaaggaaagaagacaaACATTCACGTCCAACGTCCAACGTCCAACGTCCACCGTCCACGTACGACGAGGGGACCCACTGCCCACCCACCTGGAAACCACTGGACCACCTGAAAACGGACGACGAGAGATAGAAAGGAATCATTCAATCAGTGAAGATAGGTTGACATCAGTAGGGCTCTTATGACCATTAGATCAGGGATAAACGTGTATTAGAGAGAAGGCCCCACTACTCTGTCTCAATCCGATGGTTAATGCTTATTTAGAGGTAGGGTCATGAAAATTGATGTGATCGGATATTCTGGGTAGACAAATCAGATACGATTTGGTGGGGCCAGGTTTCGAAGCAAGAACCCTGGCCCCAAGAATTAATTATGGAAACCCAACCTCTCAAGTGTTGTAGTTGTTGTGGCCACTAacccacaaacaaaaaaaacgaATTATGTCCCCTATAAAAAAAGGCTTTTTCTGGAGGTTAGCTAGGGGGagagaaaaatataagaaaagaaattaaactTGGGTTCCTCTCTCCCCGGAATATACTTAAAGTAAAAAGATTGTTAACGTGCTTCAATCAATATGGAAGTGGAAGAGACTTCTTGGGGAAAAGTATTCGGATCTCTTCCAGTCTAGGCAGGAggtggaggatccagcccaccAAAAAAttggggtgtttgggtcatttcacaggtgccccttataaaatgatcaaaacccccctgtttttgctgggttGCATCCTCCAACTCCCACCAGGGCTTGAGACAAGCTGAGACACTGCATCCATGGTGAAATCTCAAATCTTCTAAAACCTCTCTAATCAAGTTGGAGTAGGACTTCTGTGTCTATCTGTTATgtgcaatagtcccacatcggtcccataagggattggatgtgggcatatataatattgggttccctccccttgtagaccggtttatgagggtgagttcttccaatcgtaacattggtgctttcattgacccGTCCTTTGCGATTGGCTACTTGGGAGGGGCGACTTGGTGCCAGAGTGCGAGCCActaggaaagggctacctatCGCCGAAAAAGGGTCCTGGAGCAGAGTGGAGTCGcctagaaagggctacctgatccGGAGTGGGCCGACGAGGACGTCGGCCGTTAAAGGGTGGGATAATGTTATgtgcaatagtcccacatcggtcccataagggattggatgtgggcatatataatattgggttccctccccttgtagaccggtttatgagggtgagttcttccaatcgtaacattggtgctttcattgacctGTCCTTTGCGGTTGGCTACTTGGGGGGGCGAATTGGTGCCAGAGTGCGAGCCActaggaaagggctacctgccaccaggaaagggctacctactgTCAGAAAAGGGTCCTGGAGCAGAGTGGAACCGcctagaaagggctacctgatccGGAGTGGGCCGACGAGGACGTCGGCCATTAAAGGGTGGGGTAATGTTATGTGCAATAGTCCTACATCGGTCccataagggattggatgtaggcatatataatattgggttttctccccttgtagaccgatttatgagggtgagttcttccaatcgtaacaCTCTCTCTCGTCCTCTGCTAAAAAGACCTTGCTGCCCTCCCATATTAGATTCTATTTGCCACATCTTATTGATGGGCTCCACTGTGCCACTTGCtcaagaaccctctcccaatttCCTTTTTACTACTTAATGTTAGAAGAGTACAGAAACACAAGGACGTTTGGTTTGTGAGAGGAAGATGGTGACACCCACATTTTCCCAAAGGATTTAGTGGTCGGGGATAGATTTTGTAAAAGTtaaaaacaagagaacaatgtgtaacaaaaaaaattccattctttgctatcccctgctttccaaacaaGTCAATCTTTTTACTATTATGAGGGGAACTTGTGAGTTAATCCGTCACTTCATTCTACTTCCCTCATCTGTCAGGCATCAAAACGTAGCCCAACAACATCCATTCCTTCTAGCACACCACACAGAAGAACCTTCGAGTCTCTCAATGTTAAACACATCTCCACCCAGAAGTGTTTCTGCTTCTGGTGTAACTATCACAGCTTATGCTTgcaattttccttttctccaaTCAGAGCTTCGTATTATAGTAGCTacttgcaagagagagagagagagagagagagagagagagaaaagcatTAATGAAATGAATATTACTTTATGTACACATACAGAACATTATAACTTAGAGGTTGGGGGGAGAAAACGACCCACAACCTTCAGCCAGACTTTGGTTCCATCTTTTTGCTTGCTTTTACAAATACGAAAAAAGGACTCCTTTATTATTTGCTTTGCCTGTCTTCTTATATAACACCAACCTTTGGAAGgggggaggaaaaaaaaatgggcgAGAGATTCAAGCACGCCCTCACCTGGAAGCAGACCAATACACCCTGTGTTTTTTGCCAGGTGAAAGTGTGATCTGAATATTCTGACCGTTGATATGGATTTACCACGAGGCAAATTTCAGACCAAAACACAAGGTATCCTCTCATATGTAGACATACCGTCTTGTGTATGTCAATGCAGTAAATACCTTGTTTTGCCACTGGACAGACTTGGATTGGACCTGAATTTGACAGGTGAGTTTGAGGTTCACCTATACACAAAATTTCGGCCCCACCTAAACTGCTACATGACAGTTATTGCAGGGCGTGCTACTTTACTTCCAGGTGAGGGCATGCCGAGCTCcactcccaaaagaaaaaagaccaaTAAAACCTCTGTACACCTTCACCAACACATCAGCACCTCTCAATAGACATGAATGTCTACACCAACCCCTCGCAACTTGTCGGCCTCCACAGAGCAGCTGCTCTCCCTGCTGAGCTTCTCACCTGATATTCTCTGTCGTGTGTGGCAGCGAAGCCACAGACATGAAAGCCTTGCCAGGACTCCTTGACCAGCAAACTGTACCCTATAGACCAGGCTCAGCTCTGCCCATACCTCATTGCCAACAATACTAGAGTCGCAGCTAGCATCATATCCATCAAGGTCAGCTTTGGTTACAACTACTACAGAGCCGTCATCAAAGGCTGCAAAGTCTTTGGTTGCGGCTGGGGAAGCTAATGCTTTCACAAATGGATTGTGCAAGAAGCTAGAGACACAGGCTCCCTTCACCCTGAGACGGTAGTACTCTTGGACAGCCTGCAACTCATCAACCAAATTATTAGAGCTAAGAACGTAGTAAATGCCATTTAATTGGAAACAATTGGGTTATCCAATCCTTTTATTACCATCTATAAACTATAAAGTTCAAAAGATGACCTAGCTCTGAAAATACAGAAGTGATTGTGCTGAACAATTTACTGTTATTTTCATACATTGTAACTAAGGCACATCTGTTGCTACATAAAATGAAACTACTTCATGTTGAGTCCCATAACATTTGTATGCATATGGTAATGCTTCAACAATTCATTCATCTGGCTCAAATTGGATTGTTTTTTGATAGGTGGCTCATATTGGCTTGAACCAAATGAAACCACCTCTactattattctttttttcaatGGAAATGAGCCCATCCCCTTTAACAACATAGTCGCATGCTAAGGCGAACCATAGGGAAATCATTTCATTCCAGGCGGCAACCAAGCACATGCCTAAGATTGTGATCATTAATCAGACTCTTTGAAGATGCACCAGCATGTGTATTAACATGCATCATTGCAgcatgataaaaaataaataaataaataaaacagtaACAGTTTCACTAGATCCAGCATGATTGAGCAGACTCATTTCATAACCCACATGTGTATGTAAAATGAAGCATGTGCAAAACTAGCAACACTGTAATCATGCTGTGAGTATGATTTTAAGTTTATAGAAACCATAAACTGTTCAATTATATGCCAAGGGAAATTTGAGGTTGAAAATTTAGTAAAGCTATCATACCTCCCACTGTGAAGATGCCAAGAGCACCCTCGGTCTAA is a window encoding:
- the LOC122665224 gene encoding acid phosphatase 1 — protein: MNRVLGFLFLLGLSSIAFAEEKFDSHLPRPLILEYPETHETQLKGLDYDELQLQCSSWRFAVEANNLNPWKTTPPECADYVKDYMTSKAYTFDLERVSIEAGTYARSLQLTGDGMDAWIFDIDETLLSNLPYYTDHGFGLEVFDGREFDKWVEKAAAPAIESSSQLYKDVLGLGFKVFLLTGRSEKQRSVTVENLRNARFQDWDKLILRALEDHGKTATLYKSERRSEMVKEGYRILGNSGDQWSDLLGYTISNRSFKLPNPMYYIP